In one Gossypium hirsutum isolate 1008001.06 chromosome D09, Gossypium_hirsutum_v2.1, whole genome shotgun sequence genomic region, the following are encoded:
- the LOC107892425 gene encoding exopolygalacturonase clone GBGA483, translated as MALQIVFFSIFFFVSFTIAQGVRTLNVRNYGAIVDGRTDDKKAFLRAWNDACYQNGGSIVYIPKGVYMVGSVEFAGPCRGPIMFLISGDLKAPIGPYSNVENWIGFQHVNNLIVKGGGTLDGQGPSAWPYNKCQKTNNCDPLPISIKFDFVTNSRIESIRSVNSKNVHLAIYGCNNVNVSKVDLLAPADSPNTDGIKISRSADIRITNSRIRTGDDCIAIISGSSNIDVSYVYCGPGHGISIGSLGKYKNEENVNGVTVRKCTLNGTDNGVRIKSWESPYAITASKFLFQDIFMENVRNPIIVDQTYCPHSPCNQETASYVQIQDVTYRNIWGTSSSQVAVSFECSKKFPCKNIVMTDVNLAIVGGEGPLQSSCSYVKGRSFGRQNPPPCF; from the exons ATGGCTCTCCAAattgttttcttttcaattttcttctttGTCTCCTTCACTATAGCTCAAGGTGTAAGAACTTTGAATGTTAGAAATTACGGTGCCATTGTTGATGGCCGAACAGACGATAAAAAG GCTTTTCTTCGAGCATGGAATGACGCTTGCTATCAGAATGGAGGTTCTATAGTTTATATACCTAAAGGAGTGTACATGGTGGGATCAGTTGAATTTGCAGGTCCTTGTAGAGGACCAATAATGTTTTTAATCAGTGGAGATTTAAAGGCTCCAATTGGACCTTATTCCAATGTTGAGAATTGGATAGGGTTTCAACATGTAAATAACTTAATAGTTAAAGGTGGTGGAACATTGGATGGTCAGGGACCTTCTGCTTGGCCTTACAACAAATGTCAAAAGACCAACAATTGTGACCCTCTTCCAATT TCAATTAAATTCGACTTTGTGACAAATTCAAGGATTGAATCCATAAGATCAGTCAATAGTAAAAATGTTCATCTTGCAATCTACGGTTGCAACAATGTAAACGTGTCGAAAGTCGATTTGTTAGCTCCTGCCGACAGTCCCAACACCGATGGAATCAAGATCAGCCGGTCGGCTGACATTCGAATTACCAACTCTAGAATAAGAACAGGTGATGATTGTATCGCCATCATCTCTGGAAGCTCCAACATTGATGTGTCCTATGTGTATTGTGGTCCTGGACATGGTATCAGCATTGGAAGCCTTGGTAAGTACAAAAATGAAGAGAATGTTAATGGTGTGACTGTAAGAAAATGTACCCTCAATGGAACAGACAATGGTGTTAGAATCAAATCATGGGAATCTCCTTATGCAATCACTGCTTCAAAGTTTTTATTTCAAGACATTTTTATGGAGAATGTTAGAAACCCAATCATTGTTGACCAGACATATTGCCCTCACTCTCCATGCAATCAAGAG ACAGCTTCTTATGTCCAAATCCAAGATGTTACATATAGGAACATATGGGGAACGTCGAGTTCTCAAGTTGCAGTTTCGTTTGAATGTAGTAAAAAATTTCCATGCAAGAACATAGTGATGACTGATGTTAATTTGGCTATTGTTGGAGGTGAAGGTCCTTTACAATCTTCGTGTTCATACGTTAAAGGTCGTTCCTTTGGCCGACAAAATCCTCCACCTTGTTTCTAG
- the LOC107890444 gene encoding uncharacterized protein isoform X1, producing MEIPLNLLHFQSVPKYLNGFESKPSNPQPPSFAPNLELYQPRNKGFGVPFLPMPGESSSRRRHLKPISNTSNRALSHALASATKASTAPSKGNICYMISRAFLTLHSRMVFKGISMDLIIGLPAFKGKTIIMVIFYQLSKYGHFFGLLSNFSSASVVIFVTDFVQLHGIPVEIRTIELWRELHRLQGTTFITSMDYHPQAGDQNNALYNVMLRIVPPLGNKYYHGSNVGITRPTKPLLK from the exons ATGGAGATTCCTCTGAACCTTCTCCATTTTCAAAGCGTTCCAAAATATCTCAACGGTTTTGAATCCAAACCGTCCAATCCTCAGCCACCATCTTTCGCACCGAATCTGGAGCTCTATCAACCCAGAAACAAGGGATTTGGCGTCCCCTTCCTTCCAATGCCAGG AGAATCCTCTTCCAGAAGAAGGCACCTAAAACCCATCTCAAACACAAGCAACAGAGCCCTTTCACACGCCCTAGCTTCAGCAACAAAAGCATCGACAGCGCCTTCAAAAGG CAACATTTGTTACATGATCAGCAGGGCCTTCCTAACTTTACATTCAAGGATGGTCTTTAAAGGAATTTCCATGGATTTGATTATTGGGTTACCAGCATTCAAAGGCAAAACTATCATCATGGTGATATTTTATCAGCTCTCCAAATATGGACATTTCTTCGGTTTACTGTCTAACTTTTCTAGTGCATCCGTAGTTATATTTGTGACAGATTTTGTTCAACTTCATGGCATACCTGTTGAAATTAGGACAATTGAGTTATGGCGAGAACTTCATCGTCTACAAGGCACAACATTTATCACCAGCATGGATTACCACCCGCAAGCTGGCGACCAAAATAACGCTCTTTACAATGTTATGTTGCGGATTGTCCCACCACTTGGAAACAAATATTACCATGGGTCGAATGTTGGTATAACACGACCTACAAAACCTCTGCTCAAATAA
- the LOC107890446 gene encoding granule-bound starch synthase 2, chloroplastic/amyloplastic: MASIGNSCSSPFIIERNGESKAFVFSTFRSRKMKTLGVVNGGVSLFYNKGKQLSRFKPLRVASTGDAVGLGDGDDSENSLQATIEKSKKVLAMQRDLLQQIAERRKLVSSIKGSVTDQDEDEDEDEDFSTGDSSLPNPDLTSRSYNRVDVVNNGSIPSSSHVNSTTKNESKILPSVEVQEKPELYFAPEKASSNNGSIKQSKTIDSKAFKSDVLPSYLSSSKAQVTDEEEESSTEADSKEAAEVDDAAVEDEKPPPLAGVNVMNIILVAAECAPWSKTGGLGDVAGSLPKALARRGHRVMVVAPRYANYADSQDTGVRKRYKVNGQELEVSYFQAYVDGVDFVFMDSPMFQSMQNNIYGGNRLDILKRMVLFCKAAVEVPWHVPCGGVCYGDGNLVFIANDWHTALLPVYLKAYYRDNGLMSFTRSVLVIHNIAHQGRGPVEDFSYVDLPEHYMDLFKLYDPIGGDHFNIFAAGLKTADRVVTVSHGYSWELKTAEGGWGLHRIINENDWKLRGIVNGIDTKEWNPQYDIHLKSDGYTNYSLETLQTGKPKCKAALQKELGLPVREDVPLLGFIGRLDQQKGVDLIAEAIPWMIGQDVQLVMLGTGRPDLEQMLRQFENEHRDKVRGWVGFSVKTAHRITAGADILLMPSRFEPCGLNQLYAMNYGTIPVVHAVGGLRDTVQQFNPFEESGVGWTFDSADASKLIHALGNCLLTYRQYKTSWEGLQIRGMKQDLSWDNAAEKYEEVLVAAKYQW, from the exons ATGGCTTCCATTGGTAATAGTTGTTCTTCACCATTTATAAttgaaagaaatggagaaagtAAAGCTTTTGTTTTTTCAACTTTTAGGTCAAGAAAGATGAAGACTTTGGGTGTTGTGAATGGTGGGGTTTCTTTGTTTTATAACAAAGGGAAACAGCTTTCTAGATTTAAGCCTTTGAGAGTAGCTAGTACTGGGGATGCTGTTGGTCTTGGTGATGGTGATGACTCTGAAAATTCACTTCAGGCTACCATTGAAAAGAGCAAGAAAGTTCTTGCCATGCAAAGAGACCTACTTCAACAG ATTGCTGAAAGAAGGAAACTGGTTTCGTCCATAAAAGGTAGTGTTACCGAccaagatgaagatgaagatgaagatgaagatttTAGTACAGGGGATAGCTCTCTTCCCAATCCAGATCTTACTTCTAGAAGCTATAACAGAGTGGATGTAGTGAATAATGGTAGCATTCCTTCAAGCAGTCATGTTAATTCAACTACGAAGAATGAATCAAAGATTCTACCTTCAGTTGAAGTCCAAGAGAAACCGGAACTATATTTTGCTCCTGAAAAGGCTTCCTCTAATAATGGTTCTATCAAACAATCCAAAACCATTGATTCTAAAGCATTTAAGTCTGATGTGCTTCCTTCTTATCTCTCGAGTTCCAAAGCCCAAGTTACAGACGAAGAGGAAGAAAGTTCAACTGAAGCAGACTCGAAAGAGGCTGCTGAGGTAGATGATGCTGCAGTTGAAGATGAAAAACCCCCGCCGCTAGCTGGTGTAAATGTCATGAATATTATATTAGTAGCAGCAGAATGTGCCCCATGGTCTAAAACAG GTGGGCTAGGAGATGTTGCTGGTTCTTTGCCAAAGGCTTTGGCTCGACGTGGACACAGGGTTATG gTTGTGGCACCTCGATATGCTAATTATGCTGATTCTCAAGATACCGGAGTTCGAAAGAGGTACAAGGTAAATGGTCAG GAGCTGGAAGTATCCTACTTCCAAGCCTATGTAGATGGTGTTGATTTTGTTTTCATGGATAGTCCCATGTTTCAGAGTATGCAGAATAACATATACGGAGGAAACCGACTG GATATTTTGAAGCGCATGGTATTGTTTTGCAAAGCAGCAGTTGAG GTTCCTTGGCATGTTCCTTGTGGAGGTGTCTGTTATGGAGATGGTAATCTGGTTTTCATTGCTAATGATTGGCATACGGCCTTGTTGCCAGTGTACTTGAAAGCATATTATCGGGACAATGGTTTGATGTCCTTCACGAGATCCGTTCTTGTTATCCATAATATTGCTCACCAG GGTCGGGGGCCTGTGGAGGATTTCAGCTATGTCGATCTACCAGAACACTACATGGACCTTTTCAAGTTATATGATCCGATTGGAGGTGATCACTTCAATATCTTTGCGGCCGGACTAAAGACGGCTGACCGAGTAGTCACTGTTAGCCATGGATATTCTTGGGAGCTTAAAACTGCAGAAGGTGGTTGGGGTTTGCACAGGATCATAAACGAAAATGATTGGAAGTTGAGGGGAATAGTCAATGGAATCGATACAAAGGAATGGAATCCACAATACGATATTCACCTCAAATCCGATGGTTATACTAACTACTCCTTGGAAACACTGCAAACCGGTAAACCTAAATGCAAGGCCGCGCTACAAAAGGAGCTCGGGTTGCCAGTTCGCGAAGATGTCCCACTGCTCGGCTTTATCGGGAGACTAGATCAACAAAAAGGTGTTGATCTAATTGCCGAGGCAATTCCCTGGATGATAGGCCAAGATGTGCAATTAGTCATGTTAGGCACCGGCAGACCTGACCTAGAACAGATGCTTAGACAGTTTGAAAACGAACATCGTGACAAAGTAAGAGGATGGGTAGGGTTTTCCGTAAAGACAGCTCACCGTATAACAGCCGGGGCTGATATTTTACTCATGCCATCAAGATTTGAACCCTGCGGTCTAAACCAACTATATGCTATGAACTATGGAACAATACCGGTTGTCCATGCAGTCGGTGGACTGAGAGACACAGTGCAGCAGTTCAATCCGTTTGAAGAGTCTGGGGTCGGGTGGACATTTGACAGTGCGGATGCAAGCAAGTTGATACATGCATTAGGTAACTGTTTGTTGACATATCGGCAGTATAAAACAAGTTGGGAAGGGTTGCAAATACGGGGAATGAAGCAAGATTTGAGCTGGGACAATGCAGCTGAGAAGTATGAGGAAGTGCTTGTTGCAGCCAAATATCAGTGGTGA
- the LOC107890444 gene encoding uncharacterized protein isoform X2 — MEIPLNLLHFQSVPKYLNGFESKPSNPQPPSFAPNLELYQPRNKGFGVPFLPMPGESSSRRRHLKPISNTSNRALSHALASATKASTAPSKGCSA, encoded by the exons ATGGAGATTCCTCTGAACCTTCTCCATTTTCAAAGCGTTCCAAAATATCTCAACGGTTTTGAATCCAAACCGTCCAATCCTCAGCCACCATCTTTCGCACCGAATCTGGAGCTCTATCAACCCAGAAACAAGGGATTTGGCGTCCCCTTCCTTCCAATGCCAGG AGAATCCTCTTCCAGAAGAAGGCACCTAAAACCCATCTCAAACACAAGCAACAGAGCCCTTTCACACGCCCTAGCTTCAGCAACAAAAGCATCGACAGCGCCTTCAAAAGG CTGCAGTGCTTGA